One window of Bacillus alkalicellulosilyticus genomic DNA carries:
- a CDS encoding NAD-dependent epimerase/dehydratase family protein, with protein sequence MKKQLLIVDPIGDISLRFCQLENVLTTFDVTVVVASENEVKVSTGKGTRLITFVGKSDFTKLVFDRDYDIIIHISPEKEEMEKDYFILWNIDITFRLLEKVRERKATKFIYVSSALSYGPLKEDDVPFTEETILNPSSPVAASIASGELFTQGFYHAYNCPVCVVRRSSVYGPSQHHNCLSTIIESAFTKSEVQVYGDGKHMRDWLYIDDFCQALIRIIDEGKIGEVYNVGGGHERAIMDVTKLILDYIDKPHNVIRLIEDQKIHERRYALNWQKVQEHINWKPTVTFYDGLIKTIKYYEDKLQCVQK encoded by the coding sequence TTGAAAAAACAACTTCTCATCGTTGACCCGATAGGAGATATAAGTCTTCGGTTTTGTCAACTTGAAAACGTATTAACAACCTTTGATGTCACAGTAGTGGTAGCATCTGAAAATGAGGTTAAAGTAAGCACTGGTAAAGGAACACGGTTAATAACTTTTGTAGGAAAATCGGACTTCACGAAGCTTGTTTTTGATAGAGATTACGATATCATTATTCACATTTCTCCTGAAAAAGAGGAAATGGAAAAAGATTATTTTATACTATGGAATATAGATATTACCTTTCGATTATTAGAAAAGGTAAGGGAAAGGAAAGCAACAAAATTCATTTATGTATCTTCTGCATTAAGCTATGGACCTTTAAAAGAGGATGATGTTCCATTTACCGAGGAGACTATTCTTAATCCTTCCTCACCAGTAGCAGCTAGTATCGCAAGCGGTGAATTATTTACTCAAGGGTTTTATCATGCATATAACTGCCCGGTTTGTGTTGTAAGGAGAAGCTCAGTTTATGGTCCTAGTCAACATCACAACTGCTTATCAACAATCATTGAGTCGGCTTTTACAAAAAGTGAGGTTCAAGTATATGGGGATGGAAAACACATGCGTGACTGGCTCTATATTGATGACTTTTGTCAAGCATTGATACGAATCATTGATGAAGGTAAAATAGGAGAAGTTTATAATGTAGGTGGAGGACATGAGAGAGCAATTATGGACGTTACAAAGTTAATTTTAGATTATATCGATAAACCACATAATGTCATTCGACTTATTGAAGATCAAAAAATTCATGAACGAAGATATGCATTAAATTGGCAAAAAGTACAGGAACATATTAATTGGAAACCTACTGTTACGTTTTATGATGGATTAATTAAAACAATAAAATATTATGAAGATAAGCTACAATGTGTTCAAAAATAG